The window CGGCTTCGTAGAGGGTGATAAGATATCGGCCGTCAGGAGAAAACAGAAATTGGCTTGCGTTCGAGTTACCATAAGCTGATGTATAGCTAGTAATGCACGTACACGTGTCTGTATCCCAAATTTTGACTTCTTTGACACTGTAAGAAGCTAATCTTGTGCCATCTGCTGACATTGTCACAAGTGACACTGGCCTTTCATGTGTCTCGTTCATTTCTTTGAACTTTCCAGTTGGTAAATGATACAACCGAACAGATCCATCCACACAGCCAAACGTGAGATAAGTACCATCTGGTGAATATGTCGAATATGACACATCGTATGTATCGCTACCATAGGAACCAAGGAGTTTTTGCGTTGTAGTATCCCAGTACATCAACGTGCCATCTCTAAATGTCGACGAAATTGTTGTACCATCTGGTGAAAATGCGATGGATGTGGCACAATCTGGGATCGCTTGATGTAATGACTCATAGTCACCAGTGTCCATATTCCATAGCTTAAGACTGGAAGTTGTAGAGTTTGCACTTGCAGATACAAATTTGGAACCATCCAAGGAAAAGTCGATCGACCTTGGCCAACCATATAGACCATGACTGTTCATAACGTGGTCATACGGAGCTGAAGGGATATCTAGAGCTATCACCAAGGGCACGTAAGAAAAGAGCACATGATTCTCTCCAGTCGCGATACACTGTCCAGTAACGGCATCCCAGATTTTGATGGTGCGATCTCCACAAGTCGTTagaatctttcttttctctggaGAAAATATAACTTCGAGAACTGCGCTTCCGTGGCTCTCAACTTTTGTCGGCTGTATTTTTGAGTTAGTATCCCATATTTTCAAGCTACCCCTATCATCCACCGATATGATCAAGCTTTCATCAGCAGAGTATGAGATGCTCGTGATTTTCTCCTCGTGGCCGCTGTATGTTGCTATGCAAGACTTTGTTTTAATGTCCCACACTTTTATGCTTTTGTCGTTGGAAGCTGAGACAATTCTTTTCTCGTCTTTGGACAGGACAATATGTGATATGTAGGCTCGATGACCTGCTAAATGAGTATGGCAGGTAGCTGTTGAAGTATTCCAGAGCCCAATAGCCCGAACAGACCCAGGAGTACTCCTCATAGGGCAAATTAGTTGATCACCGCCagagaaaaatattaagtttccGTCAAAGCTGAAAAATGCGCCTTTAGCAATTAAGCTAATACCAGAGGATATATCTGTAAATCTTATCACTTCCTCGGAATCGACAGAAACTATCCTTTTGCTATCAGGTGAAAATGCAGCTTTTGTCatattgttattgttgttgccgaAAGTTATAGTTTGACTAGTTGTTGAATTGAGAAGGTGGAtggtttttttctcccgGATTATTAGTAACCACATTCCGTCGGGAGAAAATTCAACCATACTATCGTCGTGGTTAAACTCGTAGGTCGCGGTGCACCTGCCAGTTGCTCTGTCCCATATCTTTAGACTTCCATCTCTCGATGATGAAGCAAGCTGTTGATAGTCCGCAGAAAATATGGCGTCTTTAATTTTGTCCGTATGGCCTTTAAATTCTGCGATGCAGTCTCTCGTGGCAGTACTCATAATTCGAAGAACTTCGTGCCCAGCAAGGTAGAGGAGGTCTTTGCCATCAGGTGAGAAACTAACAGATGTGGATAGCACATCATCGTATACTGCAATGCGAGAAATTGTTCGTATATCCCAAACTTCCATCCTCATCctacaaagagagagaaatctATTCCCAGTAGGAAAAGCTCTAATTTTTATTGTCCATGGATATTGAGTCTCGAATGTTGCCAAACAAGGGTCCCAATGCGATTGCATTGTAGGTTGAGTAGTAAGCCACAACGGAATGCATGGTTTGAACAGTTTTCGAACAATGCTCTTTTCTGGAGCAAATATAAGGGCAGAAGAGTATATCTGAAGCGGCGCTTTATTCATGACACCTATATTGGCGAGTATAAAGTGTCGTGCATCTCGTAAGAGGTCTCTAACAGCTCGAGCATTTATTTCCTACCGTGAAATCGACGGTCAGCCATACGCATAAATCCAACCCATAGCAGGGATAGTAGCGATAATAGGGGTAGTAGGGGTAGTAGAAAGTGCCTAGAGCTCACTTACTTCAAGTTTGCATAATAAATCATCTATCATGTAGATACTCTCCGCACTTTGCTTCAGAATGGATAGCGCTTCTATCCACTTGAGCAAGAAGCTCGATAAGAATGTATGTGTTTCATCGTTATCACATATCCTGCGATTGCTTAACTTTTTATGATAAACCCAGTGCGTACAAGCATATCGGACTTCGGGGGATAAATGTTCATCGATAACTGTTTGGCTTATATCTGATTGAAGCGTCCCTGGAGATCTAAGGCAGCAGATATCTTCCTTGAGAACACGAGAGAGTAGCCCAAGGCACTGCGAGAATAATTTTGAATGAGATTCTTGTTCATCTACCCAGAAAGGATTTTTCAAGGGTGTTTCTTCAGCATCAACTAAGAAGTCTcgaaaagaaagatgcaATAGTCTCACAGGTGTATCCAAATCGGTAGGCACACTAAGGACTGAATGCAAAAGATCAAGCTGGTCTTCAATAATATCCGTGGAAACGCCAAGTAGATTTGAAAGGCTTTTAATAGATAGAGGTTGAGATAAAGTGATGATGGAGCCAATTAGATATTGAAACCTGTGCAGCACTTCTTGTCTCTTGGTAGGCGAAAGACCAACAATCAGGCGATCTAAGACTGGAAAATACGTCATATCAAGGCCAGATATCTTAATCGACTGATAACCCAGCAGCTTATTGAGCTGATGATGAGGGCTTCCTAATCTTCGATCTCTAAGGAAACGGCATATTGTTGCCgcggcgatgaagagaggAATAGCTGTAGCGATAAGCTTCTGTAGCACCTGCTCGCCAGGCCAGTCAGGTCCTATTTTGCGACGCTCAGAGACGGATATATTATATTCTGTCTTGATAGTCTGAAGTTTATCTCGCATAAACAGCTCAATGTCCAGCGCAATGGTAGTAGCGGGAACTGCCGCGAGAAGCAAGTTATCATATTTTCCATCAATTTGTTCGAACCCAAGTCGGATTGGCAGTTCTGGCCTGCTTGTGAGAAAGAATTTGACTCGAGGACTAATGGTGTGCTGGGCCTTTGAGAAGACGCTGATCATCGTTTTCATATCGTCTTCTGAGCCGCACTCATCGAGAGCGTCAATAACTATGATCAAGTTTTGCCCCCAGCATCGCGGGTTTTTGCTTAATGGATCCAAAATTAGCTTTTCGAATTGATCGTTCAGAGGTTTTTCGTGAATAAATGGATCAATAACCAAAATTTCGCGGATATGAGGAGCGAGACATGGCAATCGACGGACAAGCTGGGTGGCTATTGTGGTGAAGAGGAACGTTGCCCTACCACGatttccctctcctctcttgaaaaagaagctaGCCCCAAGTATATCGTTGTTGGTAAATAGCTGAGCCACTGTTCGAGAAATGGTAGATTTGCCAGTGCCTGCCATGCCGTTCAGCCAGAAGATAGACTGGCCATTCTGCTCGGTGCTCCACTGCTGGATCTGTGCGATAACTTCTGTTCGTGTGCCTGGAAGGCAGTATGATTGCTCTCCATCTACGCTAGAGTCAAAAGTGGCGGCCTCTGCGACTCTCAGTTTTGATAGAACGAATTCT is drawn from Trichoderma asperellum chromosome 4, complete sequence and contains these coding sequences:
- a CDS encoding uncharacterized protein (EggNog:ENOG41), with the protein product MDVLGLLSNISQVVDLLVKIGVMCSIYCFDVKNAPKEVRLLLREVDRLTVVIKELEILINGSKGAAKIESPVLRQTVFDLRKLLAELVAKLDLGAKNTSTRAMWPFKKREIHDIIASIDRQKANIVLNMSIEQTSILIDVHQEFVLSKLRVAEAATFDSSVDGEQSYCLPGTRTEVIAQIQQWSTEQNGQSIFWLNGMAGTGKSTISRTVAQLFTNNDILGASFFFKRGEGNRGRATFLFTTIATQLVRRLPCLAPHIREILVIDPFIHEKPLNDQFEKLILDPLSKNPRCWGQNLIIVIDALDECGSEDDMKTMISVFSKAQHTISPRVKFFLTSRPELPIRLGFEQIDGKYDNLLLAAVPATTIALDIELFMRDKLQTIKTEYNISVSERRKIGPDWPGEQVLQKLIATAIPLFIAAATICRFLRDRRLGSPHHQLNKLLGYQSIKISGLDMTYFPVLDRLIVGLSPTKRQEVLHRFQYLIGSIITLSQPLSIKSLSNLLGVSTDIIEDQLDLLHSVLSVPTDLDTPVRLLHLSFRDFLVDAEETPLKNPFWVDEQESHSKLFSQCLGLLSRVLKEDICCLRSPGTLQSDISQTVIDEHLSPEVRYACTHWVYHKKLSNRRICDNDETHTFLSSFLLKWIEALSILKQSAESIYMIDDLLCKLEEINARAVRDLLRDARHFILANIGVMNKAPLQIYSSALIFAPEKSIVRKLFKPCIPLWLTTQPTMQSHWDPCLATFETQYPWTIKIRAFPTGNRFLSLCRMRMEVWDIRTISRIAVYDDVLSTSVSFSPDGKDLLYLAGHEVLRIMSTATRDCIAEFKGHTDKIKDAIFSADYQQLASSSRDGSLKIWDRATGRCTATYEFNHDDSMVEFSPDGMWLLIIREKKTIHLLNSTTSQTITFGNNNNNMTKAAFSPDSKRIVSVDSEEVIRFTDISSGISLIAKGAFFSFDGNLIFFSGGDQLICPMRSTPGSVRAIGLWNTSTATCHTHLAGHRAYISHIVLSKDEKRIVSASNDKSIKVWDIKTKSCIATYSGHEEKITSISYSADESLIISVDDRGSLKIWDTNSKIQPTKVESHGSAVLEVIFSPEKRKILTTCGDRTIKIWDAVTGQCIATGENHVLFSYVPLVIALDIPSAPYDHVMNSHGLYGWPRSIDFSLDGSKFVSASANSTTSSLKLWNMDTGDYESLHQAIPDCATSIAFSPDGTTISSTFRDGTLMYWDTTTQKLLGSYGSDTYDVSYSTYSPDGTYLTFGCVDGSVRLYHLPTGKFKEMNETHERPVSLVTMSADGTRLASYSVKEVKIWDTDTCTCITSYTSAYGNSNASQFLFSPDGRYLITLYEAGRDKVGGESISAGNYKMRILDSSTGQCIAELGICGLANHMEFDSAGSSLLITNVGTLTFDPPTFQKAHTIGLGLSNDGEWVTWDSCNLLWLPPTFRISASDIDVAASRIALGSRLGRLLLIGIDSSKIPPPTVGANLLDATNVP